In Mangifera indica cultivar Alphonso chromosome 14, CATAS_Mindica_2.1, whole genome shotgun sequence, the DNA window TAATCTCTTTATccttaaaatagatataataattaaattatctattatattatcatacatacatatatatatatatataaaccttggtaaaataaaattattagaattatttaaaacaaatgtaCCTTGAATTTATTATGAGTTGTAtcataaatatcaatttgttagatttttaccAAACTGGGCCTTATAGATGGCCCAATTCTCCCAATTCTTGCTATGCAAATGTCTTCATTATCCAAATCAGAGTTATTTCTGAACCGGATTCAACTCAAAACAATGAAATAGTTCACGTGATGGAAGGAAAAAGACAAGAAGGGGCAGCCACAgcgataatgaaatatttaacatttcccaatataaaaattatgtgataaataaaatttgtcgGTGCATGTTTGAGCTATCAAATCTGCTAATGAATTTCACGTGTTTTAAAGGCCAAAGAGCTATTTCGcacccaaattttaatgaaatgactatataaatatttataaatttttaaaaaattaaatgcttatttatgattaaatttttattaaaaattttagttaaaattaaaaataaaattattatttattaaaaaattaaaattttatcttattttactcctcaaatttaacaatctcataattctcttccatccaaaattttcaaattttgcaaaatGTCTATTTCAATCTCCAAATTCTTaggttttctttcttcctttatcGGTGACGATTTTCTCCCTTTATTGCTGACGATGACTTTCGAAAATGAGACAAGAGAGTAGACCCATCTTCGTCTTTGTCGACAAAGAAATGACATCTCTTCATCAACAGAGACAAAAAAACTCTATCAGAGATGACACTAGCTCTTTTGTCTCATTTCAGAGGTTGTCATCATCGGAGATAGTCATTGGTGAGGAAAGAAGGAAAACCTAGGGATTTTGGAGGTAAAATAGTCATATTTCAAAGCTTGAAAACTTTGGGTggggaaaattataaatttttaaatatagagactaaaaatgataaaactttaattttttaatattttttaataaataatggttttactctCAATCTTAActaagattttaataaaaatttagtcgtaaataaatatttagggttttaaaattttacaaataagtATTTGTAACTTAAACCCAAAActttatttatcacatttgaaTATATACACCATTAAACTAAGAGtacttattattaaataagtcaaattttatatttaataataaattatataaaaatttcttaaatatttaaacaattaaatagtCTGATTATCAATCAATTGATTCGACCACCAATTAGAGTAGAGCATCCCCCTATCAGATCAATATCCAATCCAGTTTCCAAAACATTagtaaaagatatttttaatgaatatacaattaaatatatcagTCAAATACCATTAAATATTCTCTTGTTGATATTTTGGGAACTTGTTTTCTATTATTGATTATTCAATAAACGTGCGTACCCCCCAGGGTAATGTCTTCCAACCACTTTATagtatctttttgtttttggttggggattgaatattttattttgcacAACTTAATACGAATATTTTCAGTGAATTGAGATCATGTAATAGCTTTAGGTGGCAATTAGAGTTGGCAATTTTTAACTTAATCtgttaatttaatataacacgatacaaaaaaaaattgggctAGGATGAGtgtttttttacataaatttattttgaatcaacTCAATATGAATCGAAACTAAATTAAGTAGTATTAGAATTGACACAAAAGtaatataaacttattcaaatgtttagataaatgttattttaataaaatttattaaggataaattatataaaagttgaaaGAATATATTAACAACAACTGAAATccttataaattgtatatagttatatttttatataattatagttactcatattattttttattttatttaaatattttattttattacttggTAGTAAAATTTGACTTTGTTAGTAAGATTATTAACGTGTTTTAAAGGTTTTAGTATATAATTCTCTTCACaaattctatataaactctcaccCTCATTCCTTCCTCACaccattcaaattttcatttttcacttaATATCTAACACTGTAGATTTgttcaaaaggaagaaaattcaTACTTCTGAGTTCgaatcaaaaaataattattctcgATAATAAGcgatttatataaattttaacccaaaacttaatttattcattaaatcaagttcatatattttaaatactaacATAGAATTGTGGgggcatttgaatatttgacaatatatgagggggttaaaaaatgttagaaaaatataggcaatattttatattagacaATGTatgaaggtgttaaatgaaaaatattagaaaaatataggggcattCCAATATCAAACAATGTATgaaaatgttaaatgaaatgttaaataaatataaggggtattttaaaattaaataaaatatgagggtgttaaatgtaATACGCCAAAATTAagggagtattttgatattcaataatatataagagggttaaataaaataatataaaaatatagagAGATGCAGTGGCTCAATTTACATTGGAGAAAGGAGTTTAGTACAAAGTGGTCAATTCAAACATAGAGAGATAAAAACTTAAGTACATTGATGAGAAATGTGAATGGTATCTTTaggaagaagaataaaaccCAATGACTTATTCTAAATCTGTTCTATACATCCTTTTCACACATGTTTAAAAGATCAGATAAAGTCACATCACAAGCAAGTTAAAGCTTGAACTTTAGGCCAATTAATGACATTGAAATTCGTGTTAATTGATCATATTCATTAGCCTAAGGAAATGATTATCAACATCATTAACAGGTATAAAAGtgatatatcatattcataGATTTTTTCAGGTAAGAAATTAGGCATTATAGTCATTGAGGGACTCATCGAAAGAGTTATTTATGCTCTTActagattattgttataatttagagTATGATAATTCGAGTACCATGATGCATATACAAACAAATGAAGAACATCACTTTTAGTACTTTTTCATGGCATTGAGTTgttctatttatgtatttcaatgatattttcaaccggttatttgcattgacactGTTTTCTTAAAAGTCAATATCTAGGATATTTATTTCTCATCATAGCCTTGGATAGTAATAACCAAATCTACTCAATAGCTTTTGGcgtggaaaaaaaaatatcatctaaCGTGATGTTGGTTTTTAACGAAGTTTAAAGATTATATCAGTAAAGTACCAGAGTTAGTAATAGTCTCATATTGGCATCatgttatataatttgtaatagcTGAGGTATTTTTGCTTGtacaccatggatgttgttgtcatgaCCTTCTTTGTAGACATGCGATCAAAGTACAAGCATAACTCACAAGTCTCGTGTTTATACTAGAAAACAGTAACGGCTTATACATGGGTAGATTTTGATATCATGATGAGATCTATTAATGAGGTGCATCTTGAAGAAAAGGATTACCTACATGAGGTAGGGTATCACCGATGGAGCAGGACACATTTTTTAGGCCTCAAGTATAACATAATGAGAACTAATATCGCAGAGTCATTTAATGCACTTGTAAGACACAAACAAAGTTTACGTATCACAATGATGGTCGAGTTCATTCGAGGCACCTTACAACAATAGTGTTACGAAATGAGAAACCATGTAAGTATGTAAAGTgttaatactaattatctaattaatcaTTGTTTTTTACACTTAATGCTTATTTACTAAAAGATATGTTAacgttttttaaaattgtagatGAATGCCTCGACCAGGTTACACCATGAACAGAAGAGAAGTTCGCCCGTCATGTTTTGAAGTTTGCAAACTTAGAAGTTCattcaattacaaatgtttggtACCAGGTTATAAGTAATAACGGATGCATGGGTATTATGGACTTTCATGAGTAGACAATGCACGTGCATAAAATTTTAGCTTTCACATATTCCATGTAAGCATGTCATTGTTGTTGCAAAACATATGAGGTTCACCAATTTCTAATATGGGTTCATCCTTTCTACACCACTGAATTCTACCATAAAATGTATGTAAAAGTTGTCAATCCACTAAGGGATTAATCAAAATGGTTACATGCTGAGGAGGAAAGAGTTATCCTATCACCATTTCTCGATCTTCATCAACTGAGCATCCTTCGAATAGAAATCAATGATGTTTATAGGATGAGGTCGTTATACTAAAGGTTTATAGTCAATATAATCAACCTAGGCATGTATGATCAAATTGCAAGAGCCTAGCACTGATTTCAAGCTTCGTGCCACTGAGTTCATcaagaaaagataaagaaaagaaatctaCATAGTCTCAACcttctatttagtttgatttatgtaCTTATTGAAATAAGATGTAATACATAGAAtcttatatcaatattatttatgttttagacATACTGTTGAAAAATTGGATAGATTCttattctttataattttacacTTCTTAGAGTTATATCTAAGACCAAGATTTCGTTGCTTTTGGGAATTTTAACCTATTACTACtagtacattttttttaattgtattaaaattacttatgaACTTTTGGTATACATGTTTCAGACATCTCATAAAACagataaattatgaaatcatatgcataagtaataaaatatcgtaaataaaatatatacatagcaaatatgaaatcatatgaataaccaatcataaataaacatatgTATTCATGATCTAATCGATATAACGAAAATACAACTCTAAAATCAAATGTCTAAGTATCAACGTGGGGGATTCAAAGGGGAAATCCAAACACTACTCAAGCGCCATACACTTTATGAAGTGCATCATAAGAACGTCGTAATTATCGAAACCTTTGGCGTACTAGGGGACAACTTCTACTCAACACAATGTTAAGTGATCATGTTATGGTGTATAGCCTATGTGGACCAAAAACTCGTGGACGCCAATACTACCAGGATGAAGGTGGTGTACGGTTGTATCTGATGTGCTAACCCTTCATGGCTGCTTGTAAAAGTCACTTAGGAGTCATATATAGTGTTCATCCACTCATGTAGATCTATGACCCCAACAACCCAGTAAGCACAATTGAagtttataagtataaaaacatacaaaaattaagaaattatattaGAGACACGtgttgtatataaataaattataatgaaacaCACATATACAACACCCAATTGACTACCTCCCATGGTCAGTAAAATAAATCAAGTGTATAATCCGCCTCAACCATTTTTGTGAAAAGTTCTGGCCACTCGTACTCACTTAGAAAGGTGGTACTCCAACTATCGTATGTCATGTCGACATGCCCTACGAAGAATGTGTAGGTTATCATCAAACTCTATGGGACGACGACCTAGTACTCGTGTTGATGTCAACATAGTAATGCCAGTAAGGAATTTACATGTTAGTGATCAACAAGAAAAcacaaattaatatgttttcatgaatatataaaacatttaaacaaagTCAATGGATATAGATCATTTACATCGTCAATCAACCACTAAGGCAACTTGACAACAGTGTGTCAAAATGTCGCTTTAGACTTGGCTCTTATATAGTAGACCTTATGGTTCTTTGATGTTTGAGCTTCCTCGTACCATTTCTAGAAAGCTTCCTCACGCTTTGCAACCGAGAAAGGAATTGTCTAAATCACTCGTTTCTCCCTCAATTTGAGCAAGTTTGTGTACAGAGTGCAAACAAACGAACCCTTCTAAATAACCCTACCATGAGTTGTCCCTACCAACTtaacaaaatatacaaatttgttaattcaatgattcattttaattaacacAATGAAATGGGCTAACGTTATATTTTAGATGTACAAAGGAGAAGATTTAGCAAGGAAATCCTCTTGTGTTGTCAAGTTTCCCATTTGTACCCCCGAGATAGATTAGGGAAGgaatataatattttcagttatcaatatattaaagaaaaaatacatttaattatgGATATATCTCATCACCATGTCCCTATGAAAGGACATTGATCAGCTTATCCCCTTGTAAGTTAATATCAATCACCTTTTTACTCACAATATCAAAGAGGTCAGTTATGAAATACAATCgtttatcataaaaatacaaagaataaaaattctATCACCCTGTTAGATTTAACTACATTCaactaaattcaaaacaataatgTACATACTTCTATGATAGGGGACAATGTACGTGGAGAACTTTAAATCAATAGTCTCTCACAGTTAGTACCtgtatgaaatttaataataaattgtttaacaatatttcatataaaatgtcATAACAAATAATTACTAACATTGGCTAGAGGAGGAGATGGAATCACAACACATATGGGTGAGAGCCTACTACCACCATCACTAGAACCCTACACAAATATGTAAATGTCACACtaacaagtaaataaataaataaataatgaataaataaacttaatatatacATGTGCCATTTTCACTTGAGTGATTGTATCTGATTGAATATGTGTCACGATGTCCTTCAAATGACTCATTCAAGCCTCCAGACGAGACATCTGACCAGACATCTTTTCTTGCAAAAGAAACATCTCATATCGCATCCCGTCCAATATAAGATTGCCTTATCTTGTCAATGCAACATCAAATATGGACATCGTGGGGGCCATGCTGGCAAGCGTAGGCAATAGAGGCTCCATCATGAGGAGCATACCCAAGTCACTGATAGTAATCGACTCAACAACAAAAGTTCaatgaataaagaaataaaagtgagCTCAATGACAAGTGACATAAAAGGAGTAGGATCAACGATAGGTGACACGAGAGGAGTGGGATCAATGTGTGATGATAAGGACGTTGTTTGTAGAAGtcgatgatgatgataataatgtcGATACTGGTGGAGGAGAGAAAGAAAGTGGACTCATTGATACAAAGTAACCAACAACATTGATTTACCATTTCAACTGCTTCTCATTTGGGATAGTTATCAAcgagaaatttatattattctactcattaaaatataacaattagcattttgttaattaattaatcaatttaaagttactaaccttattttcattaaatatatatcatgtatcaCCCTACCCTGAGAGGTCTTTTGACATCCACTGGAACATACATAAAAATGCAAAACAATCTACTAGATCCACCCATTCATTCATAGAGTCAAGAATCTTGTATATccaaaaattgtaatataaaataaaagtttagattCCATCAATTTAccgataataaaaaaaattatttacactgATCAATTTATCTGCAAAGCCTATGAAAATCCCACGATACTATACTTTCTCTTACTAGTGCTAGGCAAGTCCGACGATAACCTCATAATGGCTTTGCATATAGATCGATACATTGTGTTCCACTTCAATTTGCCTCATCAGTGATCAACCAACTGAAGAAACCACTTATCAACCTTTTTTCACTCATTGTTCCCCAATAACACCATATGGAGACAATGCAACTAAGTTAATTTAACACCGCCCATAGCCTCGCATTAAATACTCTCTCAATATCAACGTGGTTCAACAATTCAACACCCTAAAATATGGATCCTTGGTCTTATTTCTGGCATCCCATGTCATAAACATTACAATGTTAGTAAACTTGAAATGAAAGTCAGTAACAAGAGCAAACTCATATAGGTTGaacctcacatcaaccccaTTGATTCAAAACCACAACTAGTCTCTTATGTCATTTCTTCTAAcctttcttaatataaataagtgaATCAAAACTGCGCTAAATCTCATGTCTCTAAACCGtgaaaaatatccaaaataaaCTCTCAAATATTTCCAATTGTCTTGTGGTTAAGATGGACTTGATCAGGCCCATTAGTTTTCATTTTACCTAGATTGTTATCTCCTTCAAGAAATATAGACTCTCAAAGGAAATCTTGATTCCCACCTTTGCTCCTcacgttttctttttctttttaaatctttttgttctttttgtcaaaaaataataaaattattatcacaacaattttcataataatttgaaaaaaaaaagattgaaaattagaaatctccacattaaaaaatctttatatgAAATGCATATATCCactaaatatgtaaaatttatcaattcttgaaataatttaaaaaaatcgactagaatttcaaaaactatatattcAAAAACCTTCATATGAATTGTACATATctcctaaataaataaaatttatcaattatcgtaataattctaaaataggactgaaaattttaaaactacacatctaaaaaccttaagatagaaacaattttaatttgtccCCATAATCAtgtcaaatttcaatttgccccCTCTAATCCAtaacaatttcatttcttccccCACCAATAAAACTCATAATTCAACTTGCTACCTAgccctaaaaatttcaatttaccccctaaacccataaaattacaatatgtctacctaaacctaaaaaattgcaatttccCCTTATCGCAAAATGTCACAAAGAgtcattatttaaaaacttgctccccccctcccccccaatTGCATGTTGTCACAAATAgttactatttaaaaacttgCTTTTCTCCCTCTATCGCATGTTATCACAAAGTTACATATTGTTTCAAAACTCGCTTTAATCTACCCAACTGGCGAGATGCGAGTTGTATAACTTAATCGCAAACAACATCGCCACCACATTTTTTGACCCCAAATGCATTTTTTGACTTCCATTTCAATACCAAACAAATCCATATCTACTATAACACAAAAGTCCTCAAGAAAATAATCCTAAACATGTAAAAATAGACCAAAAAAATAGATTGTTCATATCGAAAACCTTAActctaaaatgtataaaatcTTTAATCAGTGAAATATTGTTACGATCCtaaatgcaaggtatgagacttggatcccacattggaaagtatggacaactaatgtggggtttatatggccttggactctcccatctcaatagctagtttttgaggtgtggttctcctaaggttcgtatcatttaaAGCTGAATAATATTAATCCATGATGTTTTGGCGAGTGTACAAAAGCAAATGCCCATCTCTCACAAAACCAAACTGATTTCCCACAGCTAATACAGTCCAGCTACGCTAAGAACAAGAACACAAAAGACTCAACTCACGtaatctaaaacaaaataacataaaggACTCAACACATAAACTTGATataaatgatacgaaccttaggagaaccacacctcaaaaactagctattgagatgggagagcccaagaccatataaacctcacattagttgtccatactttctaatgtaggatccaagtctcataccttgcatttaggatcgtaacataccaccacgcttcgcagccccggcgcccacgcgggttggctgtgcgctagctccctgctagccccgggcgaacactgcaatgccggcgtcaccacccacgccgcacgattgcaactgagagacatggtgatagctctgataccaaatgatatgaaccttaggagaaccacacctcaaaagctaactattgagatgggagagcccaaggccatataaaccccacattagttgtccatactttccaatgtgggatccaagtctcataccttgcatttaGGATCGTAACAAATATCAACaccaaaatgattgaaaattgataagaaattatttacTAACCTCGTTGGTCATTTTTGTcatcaaaaaattacaaaaattcacCATAAATGGCCAGTCTTGTGATGCCTCGTGATAATATATAGTGAATTCATGAATCacaaatttcagttttaaaataCACAGTGATTTCGTGATAAAATTGATGGGTTTTATTGGAATATATAAAAggtattttggttatttcacattttgagacatttttgcttaatgagCAAAACTATGCACATTTTTGCTTAGTTTTGTATATAATAgggaatttaatttaatttccctcaTTAAACAAAACCAGATATTGTGTCTTTACCAACTTTGGAATCATATTTCTAACCACTTCGCATATCTGAAAGCTGACTCTGCCTTCTGTAAGCCACAAACAACCCATCTCATCAAAACTCAAACCCTTCAAAGCACTCGCTCTCCAATCACTTCATCAAAACAGATATCCAGCAAAACTTTAAccctataaacaaaaataataatttgattaaaaataacaaacccAGATGCTAAGACAGACCTAAGAAATCCAGAACAACACTTGCTCTAAAATCAATCCATCAACACTATATATGCACGTGCATACATAATTATCCtggaaaaaaatcacaaaaaatatggaaaactAACATGATAGAAAAAACCCACATAAATGCatctacaaaaaaaatataataaaaaacccTACCCACTCatgaaaaataaacaacaataaaatcatCTTCAGGCAAAAGATATAAACAAAGCCCTGCAAGTGAAAAACCAGTCACAGAAgcataaaaagaaagaagcaaaATTAGAGAAAGTAGCCTAAGAAGCACATAGACAATCCCTGAAATTGTATAGTTCAAGTTAATTGAAGATTGATATGGGCTCTTGATGAAGCTACAGAATGGATGGCTATGAATCAAAACATACTAAACATATAAGTTGAATTCCAAGCGAAGAAATGGAGAATGCTAAGAATTTGGCAACAAAGATTTTCTATATGAACAAAGCTTCTGAAAACCATAGACAACTtctattattgtaatatatattcaaaacaattttctttGACATTAACATCCAAAAAAATAGTGCACCACCTACCTATCACATCAAAGGTGTATCCACCCAGAAGACTTGACACATCAGCTTCTCTCCTCTTTGATAAATGAGGGTAAAAAATGATTTCTTATCATCTAATTGACTGTTATGTGCTAATATCTTATTTCAACCTTTGCTTGTCTTCACAACAACCGGCTGAGGGACTTAATAAGTAGTTTCAGATTCCGTCTAGTAGCCTCATCTCCAGTGAATCCCAGAATATCAGAAGTTATATTCTGCAATGGTGGAAGAATTAAAAAGGGTAACAGAAAGATTAAACAATTTAGATTTAAGCAAAGACAATTGATTCATACGGTAATTAGATGTGGGTAAAGAATGTAGCAGAGTAGAACCTCACCTCTATGTTCTTCAAAGTGAAAATCAGGGTGTATATGGACTTTTGAATCAATTCAGTGTTCTCAGGGGTCATAATCGACGAATGCACCCTTCTGTAGAGAACGAAAGTGAGAATCATGAATGGTACTTTGTCTAATTTTCAAGGTCAAAAAACCTCTTTCATTACCTCTATAAGAGACAGTTTACATTTGAGTTTTGATCACATATCGTGTCAATAAAAACTTGCTGATGGTAAATTATCGAAAAGCCAAGTTCAAAAGCAATGAGAATATATTGAGTCAACTTGTTGAGCACATGCATTTCATGATGGCTGAAAAAGACCTATTAGAATTTCgatctaaattttaataaaatactaatttacCCAGCAAGCAACTAGTTTCTGTGTTAAAACATACAATTACATTTAACTACTTATAATGATAGGCTTACAGCTAGACACAGTTAATGGAGGAATAGAATAGGAAGGATGTACCTCAAATCATCTGATGCTTGAGTCAAGCTTTTGGTTAAATACTCAACTTCCTTAAGCAGACCACTATCATGAACCTCAGCTAGCAAAGGTTGAACATCTTCAGCCATGGCTTGAATCTGAGACATCACTAAATCAAAGCCAACAGTTTATGCATGATAATAGATCAAATGTTCAGTGCAGTTAAAGATAGAGCTCAACTGTGCATGGACATAGTAAAATCTGATTCAGGCAATGTCCTAGTCCCACAAGAACAGCTTCTCTAAATTGAAAAAGTGAAATTTATTGAGACTTAATATATACTGAGATATATCagtcaaacaaataaattgaacAGGTTAAACATGGATACATGGAAAGGGCACATCAAACCTTTCTAAGTAGTGGTTTTGCCTCTTCAATGACAGAAGAAACTCGTTCAACCAGAGAATAGGTATTGGCAACACCAATTTCCTCCATTTCGCGTCCAAGACGAGTGAATATCCCTATCAATACATCCAAACTAACTCCTTGATATCCTTTCATCTTTTGTCTATCACAGAGAATTAGACCTTCCTTAGCACATTCTGGGTCTAGGGGCCCTGTCAAAGGTGTTGGAATTGGATCCCTAGGTGTTATATCAATTAGAGTTTCCATTAGAAGACCCGACTGGTTTACCTCCACTAGTGAGTTTCGAGGTATTATAACTTTATCATCTTCAATCTACAGAGAAAAAAAGTTCACTCtttaagtgaaaatttaaaccaaatattttcaattagttCTTTACTTCACTCCACATATTTCACTGTCAAAATGGAATTAGGGTCAAATTAAAAATGCATAACACTAAGGCAGCAAACCTCAACAACTGCTTCAATGCTTTTCAGAGAAGGGTTAACACGGATAACATTGCCAACAGTCACCCCTCTAATCCTCACAGGTGTTCCCGTACAAATGCCCGAGGCTTGAGAAAACTCAAATACAGccaaatattttctaaatctaGACCGCAGTTGAAAACCTCTCAACCAAGCTAAACTGAGAGCAAGAAGCACTGTGCCAGACACAAGAAACAGCCCCACCCCACCTTCCCAAATGCTCCTCCGACCAAACCCAAAATCACTCAGTGGACGTAACGTTTGCCTCCAAATATTCCGAGGAACATCCAAAACAACAGACAGTGGATTCTTTGCCTCTGAGGAATAGTGGTTATGTCCTGTATCAGCAGACAAAGCTCTTACCGGAGTAAATTTTGCTTTCGGTTTTGGTGGAAGACAAGGCCACAATTTTAAGGAAACGCATGGAACAGTACTCCTTGATGAAGATAACATAGCAGGGTTTGTTGAAGCTGAGACCAATAAATTCCCAACCATCTTTTAGAGAATCCCAGTTCAACTAAGTTGCTGCAATGACCAACAGCAACCACACAAGTTTTATATACTGTCAGCAGTAGCAACTCCCTCCagccaaattcaacaaaactagAATTGCATTTTACATAAGTCTTCAGCAGCCGAGACTTTCACTTATCTAACTATGCGAAGTCATACTTGTTATCAATACAAAATACTACAATATGCCTAATCCACTTTCTCTTCAACCAAAATCAACCCAGAAAAATCCCAAATAAAACTAACATAAAATCCGATTCAGCAACTACTaattcacccaaaaaaaaattcccaGAAATCTAAAATGATTATAAAGCAACTAAAGAATTCAATGGGGTTTACGAAACTTGGTTTTCCAACCATTTCTTAACATTTTCTCACTAGCCAAACGGTTCAGAGTCAAACTAAAAAAACATAAGAACAATACAAACCAATAAAATGAATagatttaagaagaaaaacaataacTGGGTTTACCTTGAATTCCACTCACGAATTCGAAGATCTTTTGACTGAGTTAAAGGCGA includes these proteins:
- the LOC123195457 gene encoding protein TRIGALACTOSYLDIACYLGLYCEROL 2, chloroplastic-like isoform X2; protein product: MVGNLLVSASTNPAMLSSSRSTVPCVSLKLWPCLPPKPKAKFTPVRALSADTGHNHYSSEAKNPLSVVLDVPRNIWRQTLRPLSDFGFGRRSIWEGGVGLFLVSGTVLLALSLAWLRGFQLRSRFRKYLAVFEFSQASGICTGTPVRIRGVTVGNVIRVNPSLKSIEAVVEIEDDKVIIPRNSLVEVNQSGLLMETLIDITPRDPIPTPLTGPLDPECAKEGLILCDRQKMKGYQGVSLDVLIGIFTRLGREMEEIGVANTYSLVERVSSVIEEAKPLLRKIQAMAEDVQPLLAEVHDSGLLKEVEYLTKSLTQASDDLRRVHSSIMTPENTELIQKSIYTLIFTLKNIENITSDILGFTGDEATRRNLKLLIKSLSRLL
- the LOC123195457 gene encoding protein TRIGALACTOSYLDIACYLGLYCEROL 2, chloroplastic-like isoform X1, translating into MVGNLLVSASTNPAMLSSSRSTVPCVSLKLWPCLPPKPKAKFTPVRALSADTGHNHYSSEAKNPLSVVLDVPRNIWRQTLRPLSDFGFGRRSIWEGGVGLFLVSGTVLLALSLAWLRGFQLRSRFRKYLAVFEFSQASGICTGTPVRIRGVTVGNVIRVNPSLKSIEAVVEIEDDKVIIPRNSLVEVNQSGLLMETLIDITPRDPIPTPLTGPLDPECAKEGLILCDRQKMKGYQGVSLDVLIGIFTRLGREMEEIGVANTYSLVERVSSVIEEAKPLLRKRSCSCGTRTLPESDFTMSMHMMSQIQAMAEDVQPLLAEVHDSGLLKEVEYLTKSLTQASDDLRRVHSSIMTPENTELIQKSIYTLIFTLKNIENITSDILGFTGDEATRRNLKLLIKSLSRLL